Part of the Chrysemys picta bellii isolate R12L10 unplaced genomic scaffold, ASM1138683v2 scaf2447, whole genome shotgun sequence genome, agaataccaaattcaggacaaactgctgagaaatggggcagactcaccccaaactggtggttattcttcaataagatataccaaaccaccaacaaaagtaaacttctgtctcactatactggctaacaagaagtcagaaatgcagtctcACTAGGTAGCCCAGCCCTGGTTTCACCACCCATATAGGAGATGATGAGTGGTTAATTAAAGCCAATTTAAACaaccaaagggttcttctgatcccaaaggaccaatcacATAcctgttacataactgcactcagaaacaaagcaatgtacaactttagagcttacaagtccactcggtcgtacttcttgttcagccaatcactaatacaaagaagtttgtttacatttatgagagAGAATGCTGCTTGCTTCTGATTTACAATATCAACTGAaagtatggcactgttgtagccagcattgcaagcagggccggtggaaggatgtttcgcgccctaagcgaaacttccaccttgcgccccccccctgTCCCCGAGCTCCCCCCCGAGGTGCCCCccttgcggcagctccccaccccccccaccctgaggaacccccctcccctccccatggcagctccccaccctgaggcaccccccccccgcggcagctccccaccccgcaccctgaggcaccccccccactccagctcacccctgctctgcctcctccccaagcacgctgtggctgcttcacttcaatcagcttaggcgccgcaagcctgggaggcgggagaagtgaagcagccacggtgtgcttggggaggaggcggggcacgGGTGAGTTgaggcggggagttcccctgcatgcgccccccccttgctgcaggcggccctccccgcgctccactgccccagctccctccgcctaaatgccggcggtgaccagggcggccgaagatccggccaccgcagttgctgccgaagaaaatggcaccccccaaatcctagtgccctaggcgaccgcctaggtcgcctaaatggttgcaccggccctgattggaaggtatttacatgccagagatgctaaacattcgtatgccccttcatgctttggccaccattccagaggacattctttcatgctgatgatgctcgttaaaagaATAATGGTTaaataaatttgtgactgaactccttgggggagaattgtatgcccctactctgttttacccgcattctgccatatattttgtgttgtgGCAGTCTTGAATAATGACCCACCACATGTTgttcgatttaagaacactttcactgcagatttgacaaaaggcaaagaaggtaccaatgtgagatttctaaagataactatagcactcaacccaagatttaggaatctgaagtgccttccaaaatctgagatggacGAGGTGTAGCACAAGCTTTCAGAAGTCTAAAAAGAGCAAAATTTAAATGTGGAAACTACCGAACcctaaccaccaaaaaagaaaatcaaccttctcttggtggcatctgactcacattatgaaaatgaacatgtgtctgtCCACagtgctttggatcattattgagcagaacccgtcatcagcatggaagcatgtcctctggaatggtgtgcAAAGTAAAAAGGGACATATGACTCTACCGCATCTGgcacaaaaatgttttgtgacTCCGGCTACAACGGTGCCATGTGAAcgtcttttctcactttcaggtgactttgtaaacacgaagcaggcagcattatctcccataaatgtaaacaaacttgtttgtctgagcaattggctgaacaagaagtaggactgagtggagtgGTAGACGCTAAAGttttatgttgttttatttttgagagcagttatttTTTAtagataattctacatttgtaagttcaactttcatgataaagagattgcactacagtacttgtattaggtgaattgaaaaaatactctcttttgtttcttttttacagtgcaaatatttgtaatgaaaataaatataaagggagcactgtacactttgtattctgtctttaattgaaatcaatatatttgaaaatgtagaaaacatccaaaatattgaagtaaatgatattctattattgtttaactgtaCGATTAATAGCgataattttttaatcacttgactgcCCTAGTTCTCAGTCTTTACCCATCCTATCACTAAATGACTCCTTAAGGGTATTTGGAACCTCTGTCTGGAAATTCAAGTTCCCACCCCACGCTGGGACCTTAACGTAGTACTGCGGTGTCTCACTGGTCCCCCATTCGAACCCATAATGATATGTTTACTCATGCACCTATCGATGAAGGTGGCCTTCCTCATTGCTATCACATCCATATGATGAGTGGGAGAACTAGGGGCTCACAGCATACCCTCCATATACAATCTTCTTCAAAGACAAGGTCACTTTAAGACTGCATCTTAGATTTCTACCCAAAATATCTTTCTCATTCCACCTGCATTCAACCCATCCACCTGCCATCGTTCTTCCCTAAACCTCAGGAGAACAAATGAGAGGCAAAGTTCCACACTCTAGATGTCAGATGGGCATTAGCATTCTATATTGAAAGGACAactgaaaaaggctaatatagtgcccatctttaaaaaagggaagaaggagaacccagggaactacagaccactCAGCCtcaactcagtccctggaaaaatcatggagcaggaatccattttgaagcacttggaggagaggaaggtgatcaggaacagtcaacatggattcaccaagggcaagtcatgcctgatcaactgattgccttctatgatgaaataactggctctatggatatgCGGATAGGgatggacatgatatatcttgactttagcaaagcttttgatatggtctctcacagtattcttgccatcaagttaaaaaagtatggattggattattggactataaggtggatagaatgcTAGCTAGATCGTCAGGttcagtgggtagtgatcaacagctcgatgtctagttggcagccagtatcaagcagagtgtcccagaggtcagtcctggagccggttttgttcaaatttttcattaatgatctggatgatggaatggattgcaccctcagaaaatttgtggatgacactaagatggggacAGAGGTAGATACACTACAGGGTAGGGATAggctccagagtgacctagaaaaattggaggattgggtcatAAGAAATccgatgagattcaacaaggactagtgcagagtcctgcacttaggatggaagaatcccatgcactgctacagaataGAGACCGGCTGGCTAAGCgccaattctgcagaaaaggacttagggatTACAGTGGTTGAGAAgccggatatgagtcaacagtgtgcccttgttgccaagaagacaaccggcatattgggctgcattagtaggagcattgccagcagatcgagggaagtgattattcccctctatttggcactggtgaggctacacctggagtattgtgtccagttttggtccccctacaaaagggatgtgggcaaattggagagagtccagcggagggcaacggacATGattggggcctggggcacatgacttacgaagataggctgagggaactggggttatttagtctgcagaagagacgagtgaggggggatttgatagcagccttcacctACCcaaagaggggttccaaagaggatggagctcggctgttctcagtggtggcagatgacagcacaaggagcaatggtctcaagttgcagtaggggaggtctaggttggatattaggaaacattatttcactaggagggttgtgaagcactggattgggttacctagggaggtggtggaatctccatccttagaggtttttaaggcccggcttgacaaagccttggctgggatgatttagttggtgttgggccTGTTTTCGACTAGATGatgtcctgaggtctcttccaaacctaatattctatgattctaagacaagGCTGAAATCTGAGCTGTGTGGAAAGCTGTTTTTGTGGCTGTAGTTTTTAGCTGTTTCTTTAATAAATTCTTCCTGTTTAAGAAGGACTGAAATTCCACTGATCACGACAAACAAATAGCCTCACTGCATCTAACACAATGCAGAGGAGCAATGCCAGTGCATGGCCAGAGCAATggtgctgggggtcaggactcctggttcttattctcagccctgccactgactcattgtgtggccttgggtaaatcactttacCTCTGTGTGGCTCAGTCCATCAATAACATGGAGATAAcgctgttagggggcttattccttcaccctctcacttccctggtccttctcgcatgaacagagagcagcaaTACCCGAACtctgaaggtgcaaacaattcgatgttcattggggtgaacttccagcaagcaatgattccaagttccttcctcagtgtcccccttcccagctctgacatcacagagccttgcctgtgtccctgttcccattccccccgcccctttagcgaaacatgattccaattccccgaccccattccctgttcccatcccccccccttacttcctgattgactgcagactatatagtaaagcttgagttctgcttagctgtaactgaaccaatcattttactgaaatgtaactaatcaattctaacatattgtaacatgattatttaaccaattatatcctattcccttaattggtttacacccaacaaaattaattatacagcagacagaaacaatcacagaaccagagagagattatacagacaatcaatagggaagtggagactacagtgacagaacaatacagaaatgaggatttcacatcccagctattgataagtgagttcttgccagacaggatgctatcaaactgtctccttttacatcttctaggctcttccctttctctggaggtgacaggaatatcaggacaggattgtgttCCTAACAGCCCcttagcaccttatttccatgtgactagtttggaatgtgaggatgtgaccgttcacttcccagTTTAAGGCTACCTCTGCTCCTTAGCCCAAGGctttagcctaagaaccaggcctcagactgtcacagtgagaaaaggcccttacaccggcagacagtgattgtaattctttcttttatacctctataattaGCTACGTggtaagaatacacctaaattcttaaagtctaggcctttgcagacaggcctgaatatctatatcctaacaaacGCTGTCTGGCAGCCTCACTAAAGGGATTCTAGACGTAGTGATCAAAAAGTCATGCAGAGCGTATGTTAGACTCAGCTTCACTGTTCGGCTTCAGCCCCTGGGCAATGGCTGCCCTGTAGTTCCAGATAAGTTGCCGTTTATATGTGTAAATACCTGGCTAATGGTAGCTGTGCCATTTATCTCCCTCCCTGTGGGCACCGAAGCCatcccagcctctgcccagcATCCCGCCTTCCCAGCTAATGCAGGGGAGCATCCTTCCGCCTCTCTCAGCTGTTGTCCTCCTAGCTTCAAAGCTgatccctgtccctgcccccgagGCCTGGCTTAGGGCAAAGGGCTCCCAGCCCATACCCAGGGCAGGGACCCTGCCTGCTACAGGTTCCCAGTCGGGAGGAACAAAAGGGAACCAACAGCTAAAGAAATAAGCCACACAAGGGTCTCTTCCCTCAGGACTTTGTAGCTGTAGGGTCCACAAACTGTATGATGCACAATCTCACCCGCCTACGACACAACCTGGTCTCAACCCCCCAGCTTCTTTTATACGGATTCCGGGCTTCCCTCTCCACTTCTCATCCGCCTGTCAGCCCCAGCACTGCGTCCTTTCTGCACTCACTGCAGGCTCCTTGtcagcctccagcagctcctgtcccagccccgaAGCACAGTGAGCACATCTGGGCGAGGAGGGAGGTCGGGATGATCCACAAAGTTTATGGGGTTGGGGAGGAAAGGAGCGAGCAACAGGGCTGTGACTCTGGAGAAAGTGGCAGAACAGGTGGGGCTGTGCGGGAAGAGTGGAGAAGGGAGCGGGGCCTTGTGGGACTActtgggacagggggaggggttttctggaaagaggtggggcaggggccagaACCTTGGGGAATAGGCAGGGAAGGGCACATGGCCTCAGcggtccagttaccagcaattagagtGATTCTAATCCTGTAAGTTAGTGAGTTGTACACAGACTGATTCCTCAGTTTGTCATGCTTACACAGCACAGTAAGGCCATGAAAGGGATTAATGTCACTTTGACTGTCCAGTCAGTGATTCACGGAAGAGGGCCCAGtgccatgtcaccagccagctctgtaTGGAGGTCAGTCTGAGACCCAGAGCAGCAGGGGAAAACTTTAGCCTCCTTCATGagtaaagagctggagcagcctcccacgGATCTCTTTGGTCCtcaccccatagatgatgggATTTAGAGCGGGGGGCATTGAGTGGTACACATTGGCAATGAGAATGTGGAAATACCCAGGCACATTCTGGCCAACCCGGTATATGAGGGAGATGAAGAGATTTGGGATGTAAAAGGCTAAAATGACAaagaggtgggagctgcaggtcccaaaagtcttgagccgggtatcctttgtggggaggctgaagatggccctgaggatctgggtatagGACACGGCAATAAAAATCATATCCAGACCCTTCACACAGAACAGCACAGAGAGGCCGTAGTAACTGCTGACACGGGTATCGGCGCAGGCCAGATTCACCACGGCCATGTGTGCGCAGTACGgttgggggatgatgttggttctgcaatatggccactgcctCGCCAGGAGGACAAGGGGCAGTATGACCACGCAGCCGCGCAGCATCACAACCAGGCTGATCTTGGCTACAACTGGGTTTGTCAGGATGGCGGAATGTCTCAGGGggttgcagatggccacgtagcgatccaGGGCCATGGCCACaaagatcccagactccatctctatgaagcagtgaatgaagtacatctgggtgaagcaggcactgaaatcgatctccctggaattgaaccagaagatgctcagcgtTTTGGGTAGAGTAGATGTAGTCAGGACCAGGTCggtgatggccagcatgcagaggaaatagtacatgggctcatggaggcttggcTCCGTCTTCacaatgaacaggatggtgaagttccccaagatggctatgatgtacatggtgcagaaggggatggagatccagatgtGGGCCGTCTCCAgcccaggaatgcccagcaggatgaaggtggaggggttctTGAAAGCAGTTGTGTTGGAATCcgacatggagtaggggagaaggtgtaCAACTCCGAGACAGAACagtgtctcctgcatgtaccgtACCTTCCCCTAacttcctgtatgtgcccaggg contains:
- the LOC135980265 gene encoding olfactory receptor 52M1-like, whose translation is MQETLFCLGVVHLLPYSMSDSNTTAFKNPSTFILLGIPGLETAHIWISIPFCTMYIIAILGNFTILFIVKTEPSLHEPMYYFLCMLAITDLVLTTSTLPKTLSIFWFNSREIDFSACFTQMYFIHCFIEMESGIFVAMALDRYVAICNPLRHSAILTNPVVAKISLVVMLRGCVVILPLVLLARQWPYCRTNIIPQPYCAHMAVVNLACADTRVSSYYGLSVLFCVKGLDMIFIAVSYTQILRAIFSLPTKDTRLKTFGTCSSHLFVILAFYIPNLFISLIYRVGQNVPGYFHILIANVYHSMPPALNPIIYGVRTKEIRGRLLQLFTHEGG